AAGTTGCTGAGATCATACAGTATCAAATACAACTTAGTAAACAGTACAAAGACGCGATGAAGGATTTTCGATCTAATAGTGGTTTCTCCATCAATGAACTTGATTTTCTGGATAATATGTACTCAAACATATCAAAAGCAAGTTTGAAGAACCTCGAGGATTTGCTGGCAATTTTGACACCGAACACTATTCGAGCATCTGATGAAGAGCGGCTTAAGGTAATAGATGCAATTCATGTGGAGATGTTGGAGAAGGTTGACTTTTTTAAGAAGTTCACTTCATCCAGCATTATAATGGAGTTGCAGAAGCGAAAGGAAGCCTCTGAAATAAAGGCTATAGGGTCACTCTATGACCAACGAAATTAGGTTATGATTTTAAAATGTGTTGTATGAAAAGGTGCATTGTGCTATTGTTTGTATTTGTATTGTTTGCCCCATCTTTTGCTTTTGCCCAGGGAGTTGCCGACGGCATTAATAGCCTGCAAGCTGTCTTGGATAAGTTGAAAAGTGATATGATGCCTATGTGTGGCGATTTAATAGGAGTAGGCCGCGCAATTGCTGGTATGGGCGCAACTTTTTACATCGGACACCGTGTGTGGAAACATATTGCCAATGGGGAGTCAGTTGATGTATACCCCTTACTTCGGCCATTTGTTTTGGGCTGGTGTATTCTTAATTTTCCCGTTGTGATTACTATCATGGACGGAGTATTGTCTCCTACTGTAATTGGGACGAAACAGGTGAAAGACAAATCGGACCTGGCTATTAAGGAGCTGTTTAAAAAAAAGGAGGAGATGATGAAGAGATCGGATCAGTGGCAGGCACTCGTTGGTGAGGGTGGTTCCGGTGATCGTGACTTATGGATGAAATATGCGCATAAGGATGTACAGACTGAGGATTGGAAGGAGAAAATAATGCATAACATGGAATTCGTTGCAAGTAAGCTGGCATACCGGATGCAAAACTCTGTCAAGCAGATAATATCAGTTATTTTGCAAATTCTGTATGCCGCCGCTGCATTATGTATAAATACATTACGAACCTTTAATCTCATTGTCTTAGCCATTTTGGGTCCTATAGTATTTGGTTTGAGCGTATTCGACGGTTTTCATCATACCCTAACCGTTTACTTAAGCCGATACGTAAATGTCTACTTGTGGTTACCCGTGACCAATATTCTAGCGTCAATTCTTGGTAAAATTCAGGAGAATATTTTGAAGTTGGATTTGGCGTCTCTGACTCGCGATGGCACTACCGTGTTCGGTTTATACGATACTGGATATATCATCTTCATGATTATTGGAATTATCGCATACACTACTGTTCCTAATATCGCTGAGTGGATAGTTCACGTCGGTGGCGGAAATGCATTACAACATAAAGTGACTAGGATTGCTGCTAACACTGTCAATACAGTGACAACCGCAGCAACTCAGAGTGTTGGAATGGCTACTAATTATATGAAGTCCAAGATATCAGGATGAATTTTTTGTGTGATTGATAAATGTGTGGTTTTATGTTGGAACAATTAAAAAATATAGACAGTGCTTTTAAGCACATCAGATTGTTTAGCATTGTACTGGTGATTTCTTCTGTCTTTCTAGGAGGATTTTCAATATACCGATGTACGGTGTATGCAGAGGCTGTTGGGAAGAGAATATTTGTTATCACAAATTCCGGGAAAGCGTTGGAAGCCATTGCGGCAAACCGAAGGGATAATATGCAAGTTGAATGCAGGGACCACGTTAAGGTTTTTCACGAGTTGTTTTTCTCTCTTCTTCCTGATGATAAGGCGATTGAGAATCAAATCTCAAAAGCACTTTATTTAGCGGATAGAAGCGCCAAGATCCAGTATGATAACCTAAAAGAATCAGGTTACTATAAGCAAGTGGTAGGTGGGAACATCTCTCAAGAGCTTACCATAGACAGTATTTCAGTAAGTACAGTAGAACAGCCCTTTCACTTTACATTTTATGGAAAGCAGAAGATTATAAGACCAACCAGTACAGTTTTGAGGGACTTGATAACAACAGGAGAGATACGTGTGTTGCAGGATCGTACTGATGCAAATTCGCATGGCTTGTTAATTGAAAAATGGGAAATAGTACGCAATAATGACCTCCAAATTTTTAAAAGATGAGATTGCCCAGATTCATTTTCAAGGAGCAGAACGGAGAATCTCCGGTTGGGAATTGGATTTCAAATAAAGTTGATTGTTTGTTTATCAAGATAGCGGCTTATTTGAACAGAAAGCAGTCGAACCTTTCACGGCTGCAGAAAATTCGCTACTTGGCAGTGTTTATTACAGTATTCGGTGGTTTGTCTATTTTGAGTTTAGTTGAAGTTTTTATGAGTAAGCCGCCAAGTATAGTAATTCACCAGGAGGTAGATATGCCATTAATTCAGGATGATAGAATCTACGGTAACTCGAACTCAGCTTCAGATTCAATTTACATACAGCAATACCTTAACCTCCTTGATAGTATCGGACAGACACCCGATGGACCTAAGATTATTAAAAAATTTCAAGAGAATTTATTCTTTAGTAGATGATTTTTTTTTCACTTCAAATTTTTGTGAGTTATGGCAAGTGTGATTGCAGGAGTAAATTTAAGTGATAGGAAGTTGAAACCGTTACTTTTTTTACCAGTTATTGTTGTGCCTTTTGTTGCACTCTTATTTTATTCGTTTGGCGGCGGTAAACTTCACACTGGTGAAACACAGAGTACCAGTTCCGGACTGAATTTTAATCTTCCAAACGCAGATTTTCAGGACGAAAAGCCCTCTGATAAGATGAGTTTATATGCGCAGCAGGAACAGGATTCTAGCAATTTGAACGTTGCAAGAGAATATGATCCTTACTACAAGTCTGGAGAAGGTGATACTGGAAAACCCAACGGTGGCGT
This window of the Chitinophaga varians genome carries:
- a CDS encoding TerB family tellurite resistance protein, yielding MNAVFLKLKKVICILLLIVVGAILPIKSRGQVQELAQLALDIEKLSQFKRILQDMYQGYKLLTEGYDKVKNIASGNYKLHEAFLDALYQVSPEVKKYHKVAEIIQYQIQLSKQYKDAMKDFRSNSGFSINELDFLDNMYSNISKASLKNLEDLLAILTPNTIRASDEERLKVIDAIHVEMLEKVDFFKKFTSSSIIMELQKRKEASEIKAIGSLYDQRN
- the traJ gene encoding conjugative transposon protein TraJ encodes the protein MKRCIVLLFVFVLFAPSFAFAQGVADGINSLQAVLDKLKSDMMPMCGDLIGVGRAIAGMGATFYIGHRVWKHIANGESVDVYPLLRPFVLGWCILNFPVVITIMDGVLSPTVIGTKQVKDKSDLAIKELFKKKEEMMKRSDQWQALVGEGGSGDRDLWMKYAHKDVQTEDWKEKIMHNMEFVASKLAYRMQNSVKQIISVILQILYAAAALCINTLRTFNLIVLAILGPIVFGLSVFDGFHHTLTVYLSRYVNVYLWLPVTNILASILGKIQENILKLDLASLTRDGTTVFGLYDTGYIIFMIIGIIAYTTVPNIAEWIVHVGGGNALQHKVTRIAANTVNTVTTAATQSVGMATNYMKSKISG
- the traK gene encoding conjugative transposon protein TraK encodes the protein MLEQLKNIDSAFKHIRLFSIVLVISSVFLGGFSIYRCTVYAEAVGKRIFVITNSGKALEAIAANRRDNMQVECRDHVKVFHELFFSLLPDDKAIENQISKALYLADRSAKIQYDNLKESGYYKQVVGGNISQELTIDSISVSTVEQPFHFTFYGKQKIIRPTSTVLRDLITTGEIRVLQDRTDANSHGLLIEKWEIVRNNDLQIFKR